GAAAGCCATGCGTTCTTGGCGATTGGTAAAATGAGAGCTCCCGATGGCCTCCTTGGGACCCTCCTGCGCCGATGGCCTACTTATCGGTGGTCCGCTTCGGCATTCTGAAATGGAGCTGATccggcatttggctccaacctgccataggattcggaaaaggatacatgtacgggttagggtacatataagggctaggaaacatacctggcatcatagggaaaCGTGaatgcgtgggtatcatctgttgaattgctgcgtcaggtgactgcgtcggtgctctcgttggggacggtgattgcatggccgctgatgatgaacagggtgaatgtctgggcctcgttgggGGGCTGGCCTCGTGGTCTTGTCcccttggatttagaggcccgcgcctcTCCTCCggcgtaagtaaatacggcttcccATTGgccctaaaccatggcatgtattctggaacgcacgctaactcgggaacgatgattggttcccgagtaggtagatattcattacgattttcccacatttccatgtacactgaccagtatctaggccaatccgtacctaacaaccgaaggtcgattttgtggtgctcgTCAAACTCCTCGTGGTCCGaggatcggttgtctacatcaaACGTCGTAGGACTCATGCATGTCGgtggggctccacggttgcatagttgatcaacaccactttcacgtgccaagcgttcggattttgtaaaaactcttccgggattactgcccggactgccggatcctcgtatggtgtccattgaaactacatgaacatgatagaaatattacatatatacataatactaaatactaaatatcaatccactagcgaatggatggaaatatctatttgcaataatacttacttctgcttccgaccgttgctccaatagaagccgtatatcttc
The nucleotide sequence above comes from Gossypium raimondii isolate GPD5lz chromosome 13, ASM2569854v1, whole genome shotgun sequence. Encoded proteins:
- the LOC128036175 gene encoding protein MAINTENANCE OF MERISTEMS-like translates to MCGATKPRRAKIGGCLSLLQSWARFRFPFLRPRVNHPYTFPLVTRWNHPGSYRGLPTELEDIRLLLEQRSEAEFQWTPYEDPAVRAVIPEEFLQNPNAWHVKVVLINYATVEPHRHA